A section of the Streptomyces sp. SCL15-4 genome encodes:
- a CDS encoding phage tail tape measure protein, whose translation MALTVGELNAILSVDDRAVEPALRRAEQALRQTGQQMASDAERAGQQGGEQLGGGYVRGADSQWRDMRGNLVDAVTAAALEAEARARRGGQDAGEALGDGLVDGAEEGGAEAADAAGTGLSKLKTLALGVGAAAGAVLMDAFGQAMEQGQITAVMGAQLGATGPQAARYGKVAGALFKDAVVADFQEGADTIKAIASAGLFKPDATIQQMQSIATNASDVAKLLEVDVSQAANAAATMIRNKLAPNATAAFDLLVAGSRGLGAASEDLLETFTEYAPVFKAAGISGQTAMGLIRQGIQGGWGKDTDKIADAFKELSLRLVDGSKTTSDALKSIGLDAGQVGTDMAAGGKRGEKAMDQVLDAIRKVGPGTDTAKQAVQNLFGGPGEDLGAALFSLNVGAAAKAMDGAKGSADRLGDGMRDNAASKVTAFRNSLQQGVVDFLGTTVIPGFMNFYSFLQQHQGEVKAAAAVIAAVLVPVLVTLGVQALIAGGRMAAAWVMALGPIGWVGLAIGALVVLVISYWDQIKGATVAAWDWISGKVDEAKNAVIASISLLGQIPGMVSTYFGQARTWAVTHLVALISWVSGLPGRLLSALAGLAGSLVGVSSAAWQAFKTAAATKAVEFITWVQGLPQRTASAIGDLSGLLVSKGVAIVQGLWSGIQSMGGWLRDQIVGWAKDAIPGPIADALGIHSPSRVTKAQGQWIARGLIEGLTGSTKQVKAASAKLADIIADALRPGKARSRALGTVSAGTKQLLKLASQEEQVAARLKDAQKKLSGQIAARDKLASDVKKGILDSGAITGQSGSQSPEGILARLQRDRKAAEAFAKHLAALKKRGVRADLLSQIAQAGVDQGGAVAASLASATPAQIKAINAEQAKLASAAGSAGNAAADAMYGAGIRAGQGLVDGLKKQQRSIEAQMLRIAKGMSKSIRKALGIKSPSRVMARVGAYTAEGLRRGIESGRKAVNRSMASLVDTPTPTQVAVNTAAGATPRRVVNQTTNTTYNLQHRSMTIRDLETLQRRQDALARVGRPR comes from the coding sequence GTGGCGCTGACCGTCGGTGAGCTGAATGCCATTCTCAGCGTGGACGACCGCGCGGTGGAGCCGGCGCTCCGCCGCGCCGAGCAGGCGCTGCGGCAGACCGGCCAGCAGATGGCCAGTGACGCCGAGCGCGCCGGACAGCAGGGCGGCGAGCAGCTCGGGGGCGGCTACGTCCGCGGCGCTGATAGCCAGTGGCGCGACATGCGCGGAAACCTCGTGGACGCCGTCACAGCAGCCGCACTTGAGGCGGAAGCGCGAGCCCGCCGCGGCGGTCAGGACGCCGGGGAGGCACTCGGCGACGGTCTGGTCGACGGCGCGGAGGAAGGCGGAGCCGAAGCCGCGGATGCTGCCGGGACGGGACTGTCCAAGCTGAAGACGCTAGCCCTGGGCGTAGGGGCGGCCGCCGGCGCGGTCCTCATGGACGCCTTCGGGCAGGCCATGGAGCAGGGGCAGATCACCGCGGTGATGGGCGCTCAGCTCGGCGCCACGGGACCGCAGGCCGCCCGGTACGGCAAGGTGGCGGGCGCCCTCTTCAAGGACGCCGTCGTGGCCGACTTCCAAGAGGGCGCGGACACCATCAAGGCCATCGCGTCGGCTGGCCTGTTCAAGCCGGACGCGACGATCCAGCAGATGCAGTCCATCGCCACGAACGCATCCGACGTGGCGAAGCTCCTCGAAGTGGACGTCTCGCAGGCCGCGAACGCTGCGGCCACGATGATCCGCAACAAGCTGGCGCCGAACGCCACCGCCGCGTTCGACTTGCTCGTGGCCGGCTCGCGCGGCCTGGGTGCCGCCAGCGAGGATCTGCTGGAGACGTTCACCGAGTACGCGCCCGTCTTCAAGGCCGCCGGTATCTCCGGCCAGACCGCGATGGGCCTGATCCGGCAGGGCATCCAGGGTGGCTGGGGCAAGGACACCGACAAGATCGCCGACGCCTTCAAGGAACTGAGTTTGCGTCTGGTCGACGGCTCGAAGACGACGTCGGACGCGCTGAAGTCGATCGGCCTGGACGCCGGGCAAGTCGGCACGGACATGGCCGCCGGCGGGAAGCGCGGCGAGAAGGCCATGGACCAGGTTCTCGACGCGATCCGGAAGGTCGGGCCCGGCACGGACACGGCCAAGCAGGCTGTGCAGAACCTGTTCGGCGGCCCGGGCGAGGATCTTGGCGCGGCCCTTTTCTCCCTGAACGTGGGCGCTGCGGCCAAGGCGATGGACGGTGCGAAGGGCAGCGCGGACAGGCTCGGCGACGGGATGCGCGACAACGCAGCATCCAAGGTCACCGCGTTCCGGAACTCCCTCCAGCAGGGGGTGGTGGACTTCCTTGGCACCACCGTGATCCCCGGCTTCATGAACTTTTACAGCTTCCTCCAGCAGCACCAGGGGGAGGTGAAGGCCGCGGCGGCGGTGATCGCCGCTGTGCTCGTGCCGGTGCTCGTCACCCTCGGCGTGCAGGCGCTGATCGCCGGCGGCCGGATGGCCGCAGCCTGGGTGATGGCGCTCGGCCCGATCGGCTGGGTCGGCCTGGCGATCGGCGCGCTCGTCGTGCTGGTGATCAGCTACTGGGACCAGATCAAGGGCGCTACGGTCGCCGCCTGGGACTGGATCAGCGGCAAGGTGGACGAGGCGAAGAACGCCGTCATCGCCTCGATCTCGCTGCTGGGCCAGATCCCGGGCATGGTGAGCACCTACTTCGGGCAGGCCCGGACGTGGGCGGTCACGCATCTCGTGGCGCTGATCTCGTGGGTGTCTGGGCTGCCCGGTCGGCTGCTCAGCGCTCTGGCCGGGCTCGCTGGGAGCCTGGTCGGAGTGTCCAGTGCTGCCTGGCAGGCATTCAAGACGGCAGCAGCGACCAAGGCGGTCGAGTTCATCACGTGGGTGCAGGGGCTGCCCCAGCGCACGGCATCGGCCATCGGGGACCTGTCGGGTTTGCTGGTGTCCAAGGGCGTCGCCATCGTCCAGGGCTTGTGGTCCGGCATCCAGTCCATGGGCGGCTGGCTCCGGGACCAGATCGTCGGCTGGGCCAAGGACGCGATCCCCGGCCCGATCGCGGACGCTCTGGGCATCCACAGCCCGAGCCGTGTCACCAAGGCACAGGGCCAGTGGATCGCGCGCGGTCTGATCGAGGGCCTGACCGGGTCGACAAAGCAGGTCAAGGCGGCGTCGGCGAAGTTGGCCGACATCATCGCCGACGCGCTGCGCCCGGGGAAGGCCCGTTCGCGGGCGCTCGGCACGGTGTCGGCCGGCACGAAGCAGCTGCTGAAGCTCGCGTCGCAGGAGGAGCAGGTCGCCGCGCGGCTGAAGGACGCGCAGAAGAAGCTGTCCGGCCAGATCGCCGCCCGCGACAAGCTGGCGTCGGACGTGAAGAAGGGCATCCTCGACTCCGGCGCGATCACCGGGCAGAGCGGTAGCCAGAGTCCTGAAGGGATCCTGGCGCGCCTCCAGCGTGACCGGAAGGCCGCCGAGGCGTTCGCGAAGCACCTCGCGGCGCTGAAGAAGCGGGGCGTCCGCGCGGACCTGCTGTCGCAGATCGCCCAGGCCGGCGTGGACCAGGGCGGCGCCGTCGCAGCGTCGCTCGCCTCGGCCACCCCGGCGCAGATCAAGGCGATCAACGCCGAGCAGGCCAAGCTCGCGTCGGCCGCCGGGAGCGCAGGGAACGCCGCGGCGGACGCTATGTACGGGGCGGGCATCCGCGCCGGGCAGGGCCTCGTGGACGGCCTGAAGAAGCAGCAGCGCTCGATCGAGGCGCAGATGCTGCGGATCGCCAAGGGGATGTCGAAGAGCATCCGGAAGGCGCTCGGGATCAAGTCGCCTTCGCGGGTGATGGCCCGGGTCGGTGCGTACACGGCGGAGGGTCTGCGCCGGGGCATCGAGTCCGGCCGCAAGGCCGTCAACCGGTCGATGGCCAGCCTCGTGGACACGCCGACGCCCACCCAGGTGGCCGTCAACACGGCGGCCGGGGCCACCCCGCGCCGGGTGGTGAACCAGACCACGAACACCACCTACAACCTCCAGCACAGGTCCATGACGATCCGCGACCTGGAGACGCTCCAGCGCCGCCAGGACGCACTCGCGCGAGTGGGGAGGCCCCGGTAG
- a CDS encoding phage tail protein, with protein sequence MPLITAPVVTPPDTGQPPAGGGGIVLPDLGRAVVTYYDPAGGVWPLTTRSLGWKTLAEGVSGLGAVPYELTTDQRARGGATLRHVQAQPRQIVWPIQVRGDTHMQFIERWRALATAWTRTLRDGPGVLEIARPDGSRRQIEVIYQEGWEGRGTAGSGWIVDTAVMTLFCEDPYWIDPVPVVVHREQAASGSFFAPFPTVSSSQVLGATTVTVPGDVAVWPTWTVTGPASLVTFSVSRTTRSGPVTESFVLDPTAVGHGALLPGEQVTVRTDPPQVRYLDGSPDGVNWIGALNWPAATLWSLQPGDNAVTFTLAGSGPGSAVDLSFYPRYETA encoded by the coding sequence ATGCCGCTCATCACAGCGCCGGTCGTCACCCCGCCGGACACCGGGCAACCCCCGGCCGGGGGCGGCGGCATCGTCCTGCCGGACCTCGGGCGGGCCGTGGTCACCTACTACGACCCGGCCGGCGGGGTGTGGCCGCTGACCACGCGCTCCCTCGGATGGAAGACCCTGGCCGAGGGCGTCTCGGGGCTCGGCGCGGTGCCGTACGAGCTGACTACCGACCAGCGGGCGCGCGGCGGCGCCACCCTGCGGCACGTCCAGGCGCAGCCCCGGCAGATCGTGTGGCCGATCCAGGTCCGCGGCGACACTCACATGCAGTTCATCGAGCGCTGGCGCGCGCTGGCGACCGCGTGGACCCGGACGCTCCGGGACGGGCCCGGCGTGCTGGAGATCGCCCGCCCGGACGGCTCCCGCCGGCAGATCGAGGTCATATACCAGGAGGGCTGGGAGGGCCGCGGCACGGCGGGGTCCGGGTGGATCGTGGACACCGCGGTCATGACGCTGTTCTGCGAGGACCCGTACTGGATCGACCCGGTGCCGGTAGTGGTGCACCGCGAGCAGGCCGCCAGCGGCAGTTTCTTCGCGCCCTTCCCGACCGTGTCGTCCTCCCAGGTGCTGGGCGCGACCACGGTCACGGTCCCGGGCGACGTCGCCGTGTGGCCGACCTGGACGGTCACCGGCCCCGCGTCGCTGGTCACCTTCTCAGTGAGCCGGACGACCCGCTCGGGCCCGGTCACCGAATCCTTCGTCCTCGACCCGACGGCCGTCGGGCACGGTGCCCTCCTCCCCGGCGAGCAGGTCACCGTCCGCACGGACCCGCCGCAGGTGCGCTACCTGGACGGCTCTCCGGACGGCGTGAACTGGATCGGCGCGCTGAACTGGCCGGCCGCCACGCTGTGGAGCTTGCAGCCCGGCGACAACGCCGTGACTTTCACCCTGGCAGGCAGCGGCCCGGGGTCGGCCGTGGACCTCTCCTTCTATCCGCGGTACGAGACCGCCTAA
- a CDS encoding siphovirus ReqiPepy6 Gp37-like family protein, whose protein sequence is MAVQLLITDRDLVVQGDPLTDWSSLDVTQVFNEPGTGSVDLTAHAEVMAQLQPGNRLMVIRDGQVWMAGPMEVPQDYSWGIAGDGEPPPGKVTVTFTDDLALPAGYLTWPAPGSAWSAQPDTSRKITATNAEQVIRQLVNENCGPGALAARRIPHFALGPVAGVGTTVSVDTRLERLLDVCRRVATDGGGLGIRARQAGSQILFEVYQPVDRTATARFSAGLGNLRSFTFRRSAPTVTHALVTGAEQAFPRPYVEVSDTAAASAWWRVEQLVDSSADSNDGGQLTQEGKQALAEGAAPVELATVTVDTEDLRAGRDFALGDRVTVALPTGVEVADLVRSIRLQASPESGEQVTSLIGSPDATTDPQMVRIVRELSRRLGRIEAR, encoded by the coding sequence GTGGCCGTCCAGCTCCTCATCACCGACCGGGACCTGGTCGTGCAGGGGGACCCGCTCACCGACTGGTCCAGCCTCGACGTCACCCAGGTCTTCAACGAGCCGGGCACCGGATCGGTGGACTTGACCGCGCACGCCGAGGTGATGGCCCAGCTCCAGCCCGGCAACCGGCTCATGGTGATCCGGGACGGCCAGGTCTGGATGGCCGGTCCGATGGAGGTCCCGCAGGACTACAGCTGGGGGATCGCCGGGGACGGCGAGCCGCCGCCGGGCAAGGTGACCGTCACCTTCACCGACGACCTGGCGCTCCCAGCCGGGTACCTGACGTGGCCGGCGCCCGGCTCGGCGTGGTCCGCACAGCCGGACACGTCCAGGAAGATCACCGCGACGAATGCCGAGCAGGTCATCAGGCAGCTGGTGAACGAGAACTGCGGGCCCGGCGCGCTCGCGGCCCGCCGCATCCCGCACTTCGCCCTCGGCCCCGTGGCCGGTGTGGGTACCACCGTGTCCGTCGACACCCGCCTGGAGCGGCTCCTCGACGTGTGCCGCCGGGTGGCCACCGACGGCGGAGGACTCGGCATCCGGGCCCGCCAGGCCGGCTCCCAGATCCTCTTCGAGGTGTACCAGCCGGTGGACCGCACCGCGACGGCCCGCTTCTCGGCCGGCCTCGGCAACCTCCGCAGCTTCACATTCCGGCGGTCCGCGCCGACGGTCACCCACGCCCTCGTCACCGGCGCCGAGCAGGCATTCCCTCGCCCGTACGTTGAGGTCTCCGACACGGCCGCCGCGTCCGCCTGGTGGCGGGTGGAGCAGCTGGTCGACTCCAGCGCCGACAGCAACGACGGCGGCCAGCTGACCCAGGAGGGGAAGCAGGCGCTCGCCGAGGGCGCGGCTCCGGTGGAGCTGGCCACGGTCACCGTCGACACGGAAGACCTGCGCGCCGGCCGGGACTTCGCGCTCGGCGACCGGGTCACCGTGGCGCTGCCGACCGGCGTGGAGGTGGCCGACCTGGTGCGGTCGATTCGTCTCCAGGCGTCCCCTGAGTCCGGTGAGCAGGTCACATCGCTGATCGGCTCGCCGGACGCCACCACAGACCCGCAGATGGTGCGGATCGTACGTGAGCTGAGCCGCAGGCTTGGCCGGATCGAAGCGAGGTAA